One Vicugna pacos chromosome X, VicPac4, whole genome shotgun sequence DNA window includes the following coding sequences:
- the RPL39 gene encoding large ribosomal subunit protein eL39: MSSHKTFRIKRFLAKKQKQNRPIPQWIRMKTGNKIRYNSKRRHWRRTKLGL; the protein is encoded by the exons ATG TCTTCTCACAAGACTTTCAGGATCAAGCGATTCCTGGccaagaaacaaaagcagaatcGTCCCATTCCCCAATGGATTCGAATGAAAACTGGTAATAAAATCAG GTACAACTCCAAGAGAAGACATTGGAGAAGAACCAAGCTGGGTCTATAA
- the SOWAHD gene encoding ankyrin repeat domain-containing protein SOWAHD, with protein sequence MAEPRGAEKPAPKASFVPTALSLRSSPQPRPSRVDTGSLGRYRGNAAASREPPFHGSLMLSGMGTGSGRRRGALRELLGLQGAAPARWLSEERPEEQSPGGPNGPGGSGLCLEPREHAWILAAAEGRFEALQELLEAEPGLLLRGDPITGYTVLHWLAKHGRHEELILVHDFARRRGLPLDVSAPGSGGLTPLHLAALQGHDMVIKVLVGALGADPTRRDHSGHRACHYLRPDAPWSLRELAGAEDWETAVGRDRNNANNNSSGGAAAWTQRRTPSAVGAPAVETTARAAAAPAKEKNSVGSRVAQIQGLLRHMFPFFQDR encoded by the coding sequence ATGGCTGAGCCCCGAGGGGCCGAGAAGCCAGCACCCAAGGCCTCCTTCGTACCGACCGCACTGAGCCTACGGAGCTCCCCGCAGCCCCGCCCCTCAAGAGTGGACACCGGCAGCCTGGGCAGGTACCGGGGCAACGCCgccgcctcccgggagccccccTTCCACGGCTCGCTGATGCTCTCGGGAATGGGCACGGGCTCGGGGCGCCGGCGGGGAGCGCTGCGGGAGCTGCTGGGGCTGCAGGGGGCGGCTCCCGCCCGGTGGCTGTCAGAGGAACGCCCTGAGGAGCAGTCCCCGGGTGGCCCGAACGGGCCGGGCGGTAGCGGGCTGTGCCTGGAGCCCCGGGAGCACGCGTGGATACTGGCGGCCGCCGAAGGCCGCTTTGAGGCGCTACAGGAGCTGCTGGAAGCCGAACCCGGGCTGCTGCTGCGGGGCGACCCGATCACGGGCTACACGGTGCTGCACTGGCTGGCCAAGCACGGGCGCCACGAGGAGCTCATCCTGGTGCATGACTTCGCCCGGCGCCGGGGGCTGCCGCTCGACGTGAGCGCCCCGGGTAGCGGCGGCCTCACGCCGCTTCATCTGGCAGCCCTGCAGGGCCACGACATGGTCATCAAGGTGTTAGTGGGCGCCCTGGGGGCGGACCCCACGCGCCGCGACCACAGCGGTCACCGGGCTTGTCACTACCTGCGGCCCGATGCGCCCTGGAGCCTGCGGGAGCTGGCGGGGGCCGAGGACTGGGAGACGGCGGTGGGCAGAGACCGGAACAACGCCAACAACAACAGCAGCGGCGGCGCCGCCGCGTGGACGCAGCGACGCACCCCGAGCGCAGTGGGCGCGCCGGCGGTGGAGACGACGGCCAGAGCGGCGGCCGCGCCGGCCAAGGAGAAAAACTCCGTGGGCAGCCGGGTGGCCCAAATACAAGGCCTTCTCCGCCATATGTTCCCCTTCTTCCAGGACCGTTGA